Proteins from one Triticum aestivum cultivar Chinese Spring chromosome 7A, IWGSC CS RefSeq v2.1, whole genome shotgun sequence genomic window:
- the LOC123154900 gene encoding uncharacterized protein isoform X2 encodes MREQPRPALPDSDAPKPRPRPFPSWTDQIPGRRWGTAGHTAGWVKRRFARDVAGGSCSTAAAVSDKEAQRKQDFNKNL; translated from the exons ATGAGGGAGCAGCCGCGGCCAGCGCTGCCTGACTCCGACGCGCCCAAGCCCCGGCCAAGGCCGTTCCCCTCCTGGACCGACCAGATCCCTGGGAGAAGGTGGGGAACTGCAGGGCATACGGCCGGCTGGGTGAAGCGCCGCTTCGCCCGTGATGTCGCAGGAGGGTCATGCAGCACGGCGGCCGCCGTTTCTGATAAG GAAGCTCAAAGGAAGCAAGACTTCAACAAAAATCTCTAA
- the LOC123154900 gene encoding U-box domain-containing protein 51-like isoform X1 gives MSQEGHAARRPPFLIRKLKGSKTSTKISKCIPSFCKAYVISKGKLSFVHSTPDACETAKTISSSTISSPSSGSLSTAPSAEWADRNGTSAVLFRQSSLPSQRDHTLVNINRSILKLALQAVLAARSLTMLIQP, from the exons ATGTCGCAGGAGGGTCATGCAGCACGGCGGCCGCCGTTTCTGATAAG GAAGCTCAAAGGAAGCAAGACTTCAACAAAAATCTCTAAATGCATTCCAAGCTTCTGTAAGGCGTACGTCATTTCAAAGGGAAAACTGTCATTCGTGCACTCTACACCTGATGCCTGCGAAACAGCCAAGACCATATCTTCTTCAACTATTTCTTCTCCTAGCTCCGGAAGCCTTTCCACTGCGCCCTCAG CAGAGTGGGCTGACAGAAATGGAACGTCAGCTGTATTATTCCGCCAGTCATCTCTGCCATCGCAACGTGATCACACACTCGTAAATATAAACAGGTCAATCCTGAAGCTAGCCCTTCAGGCAGTGCTGGCAGCGAGATCTCTTACCATGCTGATACAACCCTGA